A portion of the Pedobacter cryoconitis genome contains these proteins:
- a CDS encoding M15 family metallopeptidase: MILNYPPYPINSMLKTTAILLFVLLAHPLSAQPKNSLKVINSLKVYQNTYARDPNQELIELKKIIPDLVLDIRYATANNFMKQVMYPQARAFARKPVAEQLKKIQAHLRKKGYGLKIYDAYRPYAITVSFYKRASDKRFVANPAKGSKHNRGCAVDLTLIDFKTKKEVPMPTPYDSFAPEAAAAYQKLPAAIIRNRDFLIRTMRTYGFRVIKNEWWHYDFIGWQNYALMDIPFKSL; the protein is encoded by the coding sequence ATGATATTAAACTATCCGCCATATCCAATCAATAGTATGCTGAAAACAACTGCAATATTGCTTTTTGTTTTGCTTGCACATCCCCTGTCTGCACAGCCAAAAAACAGCCTAAAGGTCATCAATTCCTTGAAAGTCTATCAAAACACTTATGCGCGGGATCCAAATCAGGAGTTGATAGAGCTCAAAAAAATAATCCCGGACTTAGTTCTGGATATTCGGTATGCAACGGCAAACAATTTCATGAAACAGGTTATGTATCCGCAAGCGCGCGCTTTTGCCAGAAAACCAGTTGCAGAACAGCTCAAAAAAATCCAGGCACACCTCCGCAAAAAAGGATATGGATTAAAAATTTATGATGCTTACCGTCCTTACGCTATCACGGTTTCCTTTTACAAAAGAGCTTCTGATAAACGTTTTGTAGCCAACCCGGCAAAAGGTTCCAAACACAACCGCGGCTGTGCGGTAGACCTTACCCTTATCGATTTCAAAACGAAGAAAGAAGTTCCGATGCCCACCCCCTATGACAGTTTTGCTCCGGAGGCTGCCGCAGCTTACCAAAAATTACCAGCTGCCATTATCCGTAACCGGGATTTCCTGATCCGGACAATGCGGACATATGGTTTCAGGGTCATCAAAAACGAATGGTGGCACTATGATTTTATAGGATGGCAGAATTATGCTTTGATGGACATTCCTTTCAAAAGTCTTTAA